Proteins co-encoded in one Nicotiana sylvestris chromosome 7, ASM39365v2, whole genome shotgun sequence genomic window:
- the LOC104214891 gene encoding protein NUCLEAR FUSION DEFECTIVE 4-like: MAMPEIWRFSLHLLTSRWFMAFSSLMILSMAGATFIFGLYSGEIKSSLGYDQTTLNMISFFKDLGGNLAIIAGLIMEIITPWAVLAIGAILNFFGYFMIWLAVTGRISKPHVWRMCLYICIGANSQSFANTGATVTCVKNFPSSRGIVLGLLKGAVGLSGAIMTQMYLAFYGDNGKSLILLISWFPVLVSFFFLPSIRIMKVTRQENEVKMLYNLLYFSLGLAGFLLIMIIIQRKLTFDRAEYSLSGAVVLVLVFSPLILVIREELNHWKSKRQVATNFSQLNVSIQMENIPSSAEPESITSCFKSAFKSPNRGEDHTILQALFNIDMLILFVVTTFGVGGTLTAIDNLGQIGKSLNYQDSSISTFVSLVSIWNYLGRVASGFASEIFLRKYNFPRPLMLTFVLLLSCGGHLLIAFGVRNSLYASSILIGFCFGAQWPLILAIISELFGLKYYATLYNFGSIASPIGGYILNVRVAGYLYDKEALKQLTAKGIARKVGEDLNCVGVQCYKQAFLIITAATFAGSIVSLILVLRTRKFYASDIYKKFEEESQVESGNITISRENN, translated from the coding sequence ATGGCAATGCCAGAGATTTGGAGGTTTAGCCTCCATTTGCTAACTAGCCGTTGGTTCATGGCATTTTCTTCTCTAATGATACTATCAATGGCTGGTGCAACTTTCATATTTGGCCTATATTCAGGGGAGATAAAATCCTCATTAGGTTATGATCAAACAACACTAAACATGATTAGCTTTTTCAAGGATTTGGGTGGTAATTTAGCCATAATTGCtggtttaattatggaaattaTAACACCTTGGGCAGTTCTTGCTATAGGTGCAATCTTGAACTTTTTTGGTTACTTCATGATATGGTTGGCTGTAACGGGGCGAATTTCGAAACCCCATGTTTGGAGAATGTGTTTGTATATATGCATTGGTGCAAATTCTCAATCATTTGCAAATACTGGTGCAACTGTTACTTGTGTCAAGAATTTCCCTAGTAGTCGAGGCATCGTGTTAGGCCTATTAAAAGGTGCAGTTGGCCTAAGTGGCGCGATTATGACACAAATGTACCTTGCTTTTTATGGAGATAATGGTAAGTCTTTGATCTTACTCATTTCTTGGTTCCCCGTCCTTGTATCGTTCTTTTTTCTCCCTTCAATTCGGATTATGAAGGTCACTCGACAAGAAAATGAGGTCAAAATGTTATATAATCTTCTCTATTTTTCACTTGGACTTGCTGGATTTCTCTTGATTATGATCATCATCCAAAGAAAGCTTACTTTTGACAGGGCTGAGTATTCTTTAAGTGGTGCTGTTGTTCTGGTTTTAGTATTCTCACCTCTAATTTTAGTCATTAGAGAAGAACTTAATCATTGGAAAAGCAAAAGACAAGTTGCTACTAACTTTTCACAATTGAATGTATCCATTCAAATGGAAAATATCCCTTCATCAGCTGAGCCTGAATCAATAACTTCATGCTTTAAAAGCGCGTTTAAGTCACCAAATAGAGGTGAAGATCACACAATTTTACAAGCACTATTTAACATTGACATGTTAATTCTATTTGTAGTTACTACATTTGGGGTTGGAGGTACATTGACCGCGATCGATAACTTAGGTCAAATTGGTAAGTCCTTAAACTATCAAGATTCAAGCATAAGTACATTTGTATCATTAGTGAGCATATGGAATTATCTTGGAAGAGTAGCTTCAGGTTTTGCTTCAGAAATCTTCTTAAGGAAATACAATTTTCCGCGCCCCTTGATGCTTACTTTCGTGCTTCTACTCTCTTGTGGTGGCCATCTTCTCATTGCATTTGGTGTTCGAAACTCACTCTACGCGTCATCTATTCTCATAGGGTTTTGTTTTGGAGCTCAATGGCCAttaattttggctataatttctGAGTTATTTGGACTAAAATACTATGCTACATTGTATAATTTTGGTTCTATAGCTAGTCCTATAGGTGGATATATACTCAATGTCAGAGTGGCTGGTTATTTATATGATAAAGAAGCATTGAAACAGTTAACAGCTAAGGGAATTGCTAGAAAAGTTGGAGAGGATTTGAATTGTGTTGGAGTCCAATGTTACAAGCAGGCTTTTCTAATAATTACAGCAGCTACATTTGCAGGAAGcattgtgtcattgattttggtgcTAAGAACAAGAAAATTTTATGCAAGTGATATATATAAGAAATTTGAAGAAGAGAGTCAAGTAGAATCAGGCAACATCACAATCTCAAGGGAAAATAATTGA